From Pleurocapsa sp. PCC 7319:
CAATACATTATTACTGGTCGTGGTGGCATTCCTCGGATTCCCGATGATGATTTACTCTCTGAAAATACTTGGTCTGACTGGCGCATTATAAATCAAGAATTGGAAACAGTAGAAAAATTAGAGCAAACTGAGGAAATAGAGCAGGTCAAAAAAATTGAAATGATTCAAGGGTGGGTCACAGATCGTCAAGGCAATATTGTTTTAACCGCCAATCCGACCGTTGTCACTCCTCATAAACCAGAATTGTCCACTCCTGGTTGTAATCAAAATCGAAAATTAAATTTTCCAACCTAATCTAGTTGGCTGTTGGTAAATCTTTTTGAGGGTATTAATATCTCTAGGGGAAATTGGCAGGGGATCGCGTACCTGAGAAAAATATAGTGCATCACTTTTTTCTGGGCTATGTCCCCAAATACCCAGTGCATGACCTAATTCGTGGCGAATTGTGGCTAAAAGAGATGCTCCTGCGGAACTAGGGCTAACTCTTACTGTCATACGATGGGCAATTAGAGTCGGATTTTTTCGTAGATAAAATTTGTAATCGGTTTCGGCCGCAACTGCTCTAGGAATATCATACAATCCTGTGTCGCGGTTTAATTTAACTTCCCTATCTGGTTGCGATCGCAAGATAATAATGTCGGCTGATTCTCGCTCAGAAATTTCTTGTAGGGGAAAATAAACATTCCATTCGGCGATCGCTTTTTGGACGGCTAGTCTCCACTGCCGGAAACGCTGAGCTGCTGCGGTATCTTGAACAGTTATCGGCTGTTGGACATAAACAGTTACAGGAAACTTTGACCAAACTAAATAACCTAAAGGAGTAGATTCAACCCGATCTAAATAATTGCCACTATTTGATTTATCTTGCCAGTTAGCTAATGATTCTGGTAAGGGATGAACTTGAGGCGATGGTAAATCAGAAGTAGAGGGAGATTGGGATAAGGCAAAATTAGGAAAAATCAAGGCAATTAATAAAGTAGCGATCGCCAATAGAAATTGTTTTTGCCATTTTAATCGCCACTTACGCCAATAATTAATAATCAAATCCAAATCAATAGTTCACTTGATTATTGTGCTAACCAACCAGCACTTAAAACAACGGTTAAAGCCACAAAAACAATACTTAAAATCCAGGTAATACGGTTTAAAGCGTTCTCAGCACTTTTGGTACTGGTGAACATCTGAGACTGTCCACCAATGCCACCCAAGCCATCACCTTTAGGACTGTGTAACAAGATAAATATAATTGATAATAAGGCAGAAAGTGCCCAAATAATTTTAACTAATTGATATGTATTCATCACAAAAATCTAATTTAGGTTTTTTCTTTAACTAGAGACTGATAGCCATTGTAGGCTGTTAACAGAGACATATTCAACTTGTTTTTAATAGATGGCGTAAATTTGCTTGGTTCTAATTGATCAACCTCTCATCGAGATCCGAATTGGAGTTCGATTAGCTTTAGCTTCGTAAGATGCTGGTTCAATTAGAGATTGACCTGTCATTTCTTTTGGTTGAGGTATCTGCAATATTTCCAGGATCGTTGGTGCTACATCCGCCAAACAACCATCTTTTCTTAAAGGTATTTCTGTTCCGTGTCCGACAATTTTTCTTGCTTCACCTTCAACTAATATGAACGGTACTGGATTCGTCGTATGTGCAGTCCAAGGATTGCCTTCACTATCTCTCATATATTCAGCATTACCATGGTCGGCAGTAATCAAAAGAGTTCCTCCAGCTTTGTTAACGGTTTCGACTACTCTACCTAAACAGCGATCTACAGTTTCGATCGCCTTGATTGCTGCTTCCAAGTTACCCGTATGCCCAACCATATCGGGGTTAGCATAATTAACCACAATCAAAGAATAAATACTTTTATCGACTGCGTTACAAACTGCATCAGTCACTGCTTGAGCCGACATATCTGGCGCGCGGTCATAGGTGGCTACCATCGGACTTTGAATTAATTCTCGGTCTTCTCCCTCACAAGGTTGCTCCAATCCACCATTAAAAAAATAGGTAACGTGGGGATATTTTTCTGTTTCTGCAGTACGGAATTGACGTAAACCATGCTGAGCAATTACCTCTCCCAAAATGTTAGTCAAATTTTGCGGTTTAAAGGCTACCTCTACAGGGGCACTAGCATCGTATTGGGTAAAAGTAATAAAGTTTAGGGGCTGAATTTTTTCCCTGGTAAACCCATCAAAATGGTCATTTACAAAAGCATAGGTAAGCTGTCTTGCTCTGTCTGGTCGGAAATTAAAGAAAATGACCGAATCACCTGACTCAACTGCTCCTGAGGCTATTCTGGTTGGAGGAATAAATTCGTCAGTAACTTCTTCGGCATAAAAAGATTCTAGAATTTCAGAAGCTAAACGCCCATCACTAGAACCGTTTTTGACCATGATCTCGTAAGCTTGCTGGACTCGATTCCAACGGCGATCGCGATCCATTGCATAGTAACGACCACTAATAGTAACAATACGACCAACACCAATTTTATCGATGGAGTCTTGAATTTTATTTAGTGCCTTGATCCCTTCCGTAGTATAGGTATCTCTGCCATCGGTAATCGCATGAATACAGACATCCTTGACATCATTTAGCTTGGCTAAATTGAGCAGTCCAATAAGGTGCTTTAGATGAGAATGTACTCCGCCTTCTGAACAAAGACCAATTAAGTGCAGTTTACCTCCAGAAGCATTAGCTTTGGTGCAAGCATCAATTAATACTTGATTATCTAATAATGAACCATCCTCAACCGCATCAGATATTCTGACTAGCTCTTGGGGAACAACTCTTCCCGCACCGAGGTTAAGATGCCCAACTTCCGAATTACCCATCTGTCCATCAGGCAAACCAACATCCTTCCCTGATGTATTAATTAATGTATTCGGATAGACTGCTTTTAAGCTACTAAATATTGGTGTCTCGGCAGTGGCAATAGCATTAGCCTCTGTGGACTCACGATGACCCCAACCATCTAAGATAGCTAGCACCACTGGAGATACAGGTGCTTGAACCATAATTGTTACCTATAATAATCTCTGGCACATTGATTGGATTGATAATATCAACGCAAACTACTTGAGTGCAAGGATATTATTTACTTTGACTAATTATTATTGCCAGCTTTCCAATCTCTAATATATCTTACATCTGCCAGGATCAGACTTAGACTTAAGTTTTTCTTGCCTTTTGGCAATCACGGTCGCAAGATCTGGTCTTCCTGTAAGCTTTAATCGCCAGTCTGCCCAAATACCATACAGCCAGTCGGCGATCGCACCCAAGACGGGCAACTTAGTAATGGCATAAATCCAGCCCATCCCCAGCTCTTCGTAAACACGCCGAAACACTTCAATATCTTTGATTATCTTGTCATCGGGTAACACAGCATGAATACGACCCATCGCAGTAGCAAAATCGATCCCCGCATTATCTTGAGAATCGTAATCTAGATCGGCAATGTCCACAAATTTGACAATTCCTCTACCTGCGTCCTTCTTGGTGAGAAAATTGACTTCACGAACGCACAAGGGACATTCTCCGTCGTACAGTAGCTTAATTTTCCAGGTTGGTTGATTTGGCTCTTTCCCACTCGATGTCGTTGTAACAGATGTCATAAAAATGCTTTGAACGTTTAATATAAATTAGCTTGATTGGAGCGTTTAGCTATTAGTTATTAATTTTTGGCTTTAACTACTCAGAAGTCAAAGGTCTCAATCAGATCTTTGATATCATTTATGTAACGATTTACAATTGCCAATTAATATTCTTAAACATAAATATTCAATAGCTTTAACTTCTGCTCTAACTATTGAGTGCGACTAGCTTACGATCAAAAATAAATTCGCTGTAATCGGCTATGGTGTCCAACCCAACATAGTTAAAACAAACCTCTAGGGTCAACCAAACCCCAACCCGCAGTATTAATTTTTTCCATTTTATTTCCATAGCATTTGACCTAAATACTAAACTGAGAATTTTGCTCCTGTTACTAAAGTTAACAATTTGCGTAACAAAAAGCAACAATATCCCGCAGATATTGAAAATACTTATATTTGCGACCACAATTTATATCAAAAAAAGAGCGAAATGGCGAACTATATTTAACACTTATTAATATTTAGGCTTATATCAAGCAATTTATGCTAATAGATATCTATTAGATTTAACACAATTTTGAAGCTAGACGGAAAAATCCCACGACTTCAACAAATGTGTAGTCGTGGGAGTGCCAAACGAAAAGGATCTAGTATAATTACCGCTGTGAGCTTAGTAATGTGGATAGTATGATTCAATGTCAGTTTGATATTGAACGTTAGATTGATTTGCTTCTTGGTCAATTACATTGTATTCACCGATCGCCGCTGCTTCATTGGTATTAACTTGTAGAGAGTTTTGAGCATCGCCAGCAGAAGGAACACCGTAGGCATCAAGACTTAGTTGATCTTGGAAGCTGGTTTGGTTAGCTTCTTGTTCAATATAGTTACCGTAACCTACTGCTGCTGCTGAGTTGCTATTGATTTGCGCCGAATTTTGAGTATCTTGAGCAAAAGCAGTTAAAGGAGCGAAAGCGATAACTGCAGTAAAAATTGCTAATGTAGATTTTTTCATGTTTATAGACCTCGTAAAAATTGAATTTTGTATTTGTTTTGCTTACATTTAATGATTACGAATGGTCTATTATTTTTATGCAGTTATACCAAAATTTTTTGGGTAAATCATTGACTTGCGTTGATATCTATAGGTAATTCAGCTAAAAAACCGAAGAGTTTTAAGCTCAATGCGACACTACAACTGATAACAATTGTTCCCAACACCATATCTAAGTAACTTGGTTCTTCGTACCAAGCTCTTTGCTTTGGAACCATAAATTGAGCTAATAATGCACAACAGATGATAATAGATAAACCATACCAAAAGCTTATTTGTAATAACCACCAAGTCGATGGTACGAGTGCGATTAACAAAATATAAGGAGCTAGATCATGGGTTTGACGTTTTTTCATTGGGAGAACTATTAACTTAACTTCTATGTTCATAGTTCCCGAAACTCCATCTAATTCAATCTACTGACAGAAGAGAGTAACCGTTGGTTCAGTTTGGGTTGGAGCAGAAAAAATCAATTTGCAGATCCTTAATATATTCTGTTTTGTCT
This genomic window contains:
- a CDS encoding thiol-disulfide oxidoreductase DCC family protein, with amino-acid sequence MTSVTTTSSGKEPNQPTWKIKLLYDGECPLCVREVNFLTKKDAGRGIVKFVDIADLDYDSQDNAGIDFATAMGRIHAVLPDDKIIKDIEVFRRVYEELGMGWIYAITKLPVLGAIADWLYGIWADWRLKLTGRPDLATVIAKRQEKLKSKSDPGRCKIY
- the gpmI gene encoding 2,3-bisphosphoglycerate-independent phosphoglycerate mutase; this encodes MVQAPVSPVVLAILDGWGHRESTEANAIATAETPIFSSLKAVYPNTLINTSGKDVGLPDGQMGNSEVGHLNLGAGRVVPQELVRISDAVEDGSLLDNQVLIDACTKANASGGKLHLIGLCSEGGVHSHLKHLIGLLNLAKLNDVKDVCIHAITDGRDTYTTEGIKALNKIQDSIDKIGVGRIVTISGRYYAMDRDRRWNRVQQAYEIMVKNGSSDGRLASEILESFYAEEVTDEFIPPTRIASGAVESGDSVIFFNFRPDRARQLTYAFVNDHFDGFTREKIQPLNFITFTQYDASAPVEVAFKPQNLTNILGEVIAQHGLRQFRTAETEKYPHVTYFFNGGLEQPCEGEDRELIQSPMVATYDRAPDMSAQAVTDAVCNAVDKSIYSLIVVNYANPDMVGHTGNLEAAIKAIETVDRCLGRVVETVNKAGGTLLITADHGNAEYMRDSEGNPWTAHTTNPVPFILVEGEARKIVGHGTEIPLRKDGCLADVAPTILEILQIPQPKEMTGQSLIEPASYEAKANRTPIRISMRG
- the secG gene encoding preprotein translocase subunit SecG, with protein sequence MNTYQLVKIIWALSALLSIIFILLHSPKGDGLGGIGGQSQMFTSTKSAENALNRITWILSIVFVALTVVLSAGWLAQ